Part of the Chitinophagaceae bacterium genome is shown below.
TTAGTCCTCTCACATGCGCTCCCCAGGAACCTGCTTCTCTTCTAAAACAAGGAGTATAGCCGACATTTTTTATGGGCAGATTTTTTTCTTCCACAATTACATCCCGGTATAAGTTCGTAATAGGAACTTCGGCAGTAGGTATAAGATAGAGGGCGTCTTCGGTTACATAATACATTTGATCTTCTTTATCGGGTAATTGTCCGGTTCCAAATCCTGATTCTGCATTGATGAGAATAGGGGGCTGTATTTCGTTATAACCTGCTTGTATAGCCATATCTAAAAAATAATTTATGAGAGCTCGCACGAGGCGGGCACCGTCATTTTTATAAACTGGGAATCCGGATCCTGTTATTTTTGTTCCTAGTTCAAAGTCTATGAGGTCGTATTCTTTGATTATTTCCCAATGGGGTTTGGCATTTTTTTCCAAAATGGGTAGTTCTTGTGTTTGAAAGATAATCTCATTCTCTTCGGCGGATTTGCCATTTGGGACTGTTTTATGAGGGATATTAGGGATTTCATACAAAGATTCGTTCAGTTTTTTTTCTATCCCTATAAGTTCTTCTGATATTTTTTTGGTTTTGTTTTTTATTTCGTTGTTTTCTTCTTTTAATTTTTGTATTTGGGAAGTATTCTTTGATTGCATCAAAAGGGCTATTGCTTTAGAATGTTCATTATTCTCTTGGAGTAATGTATCTAACTCTTTTTTCAATCGTTTTTTTTCATTGTCGAGTGTTAAGATAGCATCTATTTTTTTTTCGGCGTCAGCGAAATTTCTTTTTTGTAAGCCTGTAATAATGTGTTCTTTTTTTTCTCTTATATCTGTCAGTTGGAGCATTTTTAATAATTCATAATAAGTTATTTTCTTTTTTTTCTATCAATTTTTCTATTTTCATATCTGTAAAAAAAGCTTCTACATACTGTTCATCTTTGACTCGTATGTTTATTCTTCTTTTTCCATTTATTTGTGAGTGAATGGTTCCGTTTGGTGTCTGTACTGTTTGAAAATTGCTTCCGTATTTCTTTTTATATATATCTAATATTTTAATGATAAGTTTGTCTGCGTAGTATTGTGTATTCCAAGGAGCCCATGGTGTGTACATATAAGTCACTTTCATTTTATAGATTCTATCTTCATAAAAATCGGGGTAAAACCACATCATTACTTCGGGTTGGATTTCTGTCATTGTATATTCTATTTCCATATTTCTTGGTCCGTGGGTAAATATCTTTTCTCTGTTTTTTTCAGCACAGTAGTTATAAAAATCTTGTTTACGCATACCGAATGTAAAGTCAAAAAAGATAGTGTCGTTTTTTGAGTATGTTTGTGTTTTCGTATTACGTTCACAACTGATACTTCCCCATGAAATGAGGATTAAAAAAAGTATGTTTTTCATTTTCTGTTTAGAATGATTATGTATTGTATTATTAGCGGTATATAAGCACAGTGCCTGTTATATTTTCTGTATTTAATGTTCTGTCACTCTGCACACAATCAAAAATATAGTAGTATACTCCTTGGTCTAATGGTGTTCCGTTTCCATTCAGAGTTCCATCCCAATCGTTTTTATATCCTTGTTTTTGATATACAATTTTTCCTCTTCTATCAAAAATAATAAGGGTGCATGTTTGATTAAATTCTACATTATCCAAAATCCATAGGTCATCAAATCCGTCTCCATTGGGAGAAAAAGAGGAGTGAAAATATTTAGGAGAGGGGTCATTGTTGGTAAGATGTCCTGGTCTTGGTTCTTTATAAGGAATTATTTTTATACTTTTAGTAGCTTCTTGTTGGCATCCGTAGAGTGCATCGAATGCGTTTACTGTTATAGATTTTATGAGTGTATCGGTATTTAAAAAATCATAAGATTGGTAAGAAGCTTTGTATCTTATTTGATGTATTGGATCTGTTTTTATTTGAAATAATTTTAATTGTGCTGAATCTTTCCATTGTATAGGATATGTTTTATTTATATTTTCGATTGTTATTACGACGGTATCATATTCGTTTACTATATTTTTTGAAAGAATGATTTGAGGAGTATTTTTTGGATATTCTCGGATTTTAATAGGAGTAATAGATTGGCATTGTGCTACGTCTGTTGTTAGGATTTTATATAATCCTGAGTCGGATACGGATAATGTTTTTTTATAGCTAATAATTTGTGTGGTATCATTGTCTTTTATCCAAATAAAGTTTTGGTATTCTTTAGTGATGCCATTTAGTTGTTCTTCTATTGTTAGAGCAGTATCTAATTCTATTATTTCGGTAGTTTCTCTACATTTTATACCTATTATTGCATTATTTTCTATATCTGATATATCTTTTATTCTTTGCGTAAATTTTATTTTATTTACAACTGGTTCGGTTATTATCCGAGTAGTTTGTGTTTCAGAGTAACAATCTTTTACTTCGTTGTATCCTACTTCTACTTTAATATTTTTTTGTTGTACATCTCTGTATGTGTATTCAAGATTTGGAGTTATAATACTTGTATCCAAAAATTCATATTCTGGGTACCATTTGTAACTGAGGGTAAGTTTTTGAGTTTGTATACCTGAGGTATCTATGCTTTCAGGGGATACAGAAAATATTAAGGGGAGGTCTTTACATATTTTTGTATTTGTAGAATCGGGTAATAATTCCTCATCTTTTAGTTGTATGTGAATATTTGATGGGAGTAAAACAGGTTTATTCCGAAATATTATACTTCGAGAAGGGGATATATAACTACAATTGCGAGTAGACGCAGTAGATGTTTCGGATAGTTTTAGATAATATACTCCATTTTCTGTTACGGGGAGTGTATTTCCTCCATTAGAATCCACAAATATATCTTGCCCTTCTTCTTCGTTATCCTTATACCATTCATACTTATATCCTGGGTAATAAGGAGCTCTAATAGTGTCTGTATTTCCTGCACAAGCATTAGAATTTCCAATATTGGGACTAATTTTGGGAAAAGATATGAGAGATGTTTTTATTTCTAATACAGGACTTTGGCATCCATCTGTATTTATATAACTAAAGTAATATGTTCCTGCTTTATTTATGTTAAAGGGCTGTATAACAAATACTTTTTGTGATATGGTAGATGCTTGTTGATTTTCTTCGGGTAATAAACCATCGTATGTTGCGGGAGTTGTCCATAAGTAATCTTTTATCGTTGAAGTAAAATTTGTTTGGGTTGGATCTTGAACCTTAATAACGAGTATCAATTGTTCGCCATCGCACTCACGTAAATTTTCTGGGGAAGTAGTTAATGTAGGAGCAGGAACAGATGTCGCATCTTTTACATTTACGATAACGTTATTGGAAGAATCTACGCATCTATTAGTAGATACAATTACTTTTACGAGAAAAGTTTTTGCTGTATTTGATGGTATAATAAATGTAGATGATGTGTCTCTAGGGTTAAGGGTTCTTGTGTTATTTGTATTTGTAATAACCCATTGGTATCTGTGTCCAATACTTGGAGTAGCATTTAATTCTACTGTAGACCCTTTACATATAGTTATAGTATCTATTCCATTTGCTTTTGGATGTAATATCTTGGGTTTCAGACAATTATAGTTTGGAATAGTTATAACACTATTACTATCCAGCCCTGTAGCTATTATATCGGGTTTCCCATCTCTATTGACATCTCCTATTTTTATATTTTTTGTATGTTGCCCTATATTTTCTAATTCTAATACAGAAAAATCAGTTGAAGCAATTTCATTTGATGTGTAATTATTGATAATGATGCTGAGTGATTTATTGCTACCAATATAACCCGAAGTGATTATATCTAATTTTTTATCCCCGTTTATATCTCCTAAATCTAATCCCCATGGATTACTTGGAATAGGTACCTTAATAGTAGAAAAAGTGAGATTCCTTCTATTTTTCAATATATTGATATTCTTAGAGACGGAAGTAACAGAGTTCTCTGTAAATATGATGTCATTATAGTTATCATTATCTATATCTCCTACTATCAGATTCGTTACGTTACTGGTAGGTATAGTAATTTTATTTTGTGTATTAAATTTTATATTTCCGGGGGAGCTTTCATTCAGTATTATATGTACATCGTTACTATTTTTGGTAGAGAAGACGATATCCGGAAATAGATCATTATTCATGTCTTTTATTTCTAAAGAATATAAAGGTTCTTCATCTGTTTCTATACTTATAGGGGGAAGAAAAGAATATGTATAAATATTACTTTGGTTTTTAAATATTACTATAAATGTTTCAGGTATAATGGTAGCGATAACATCGGGTTTTCCATCTTTATCTATATCTTCTACAGCAATTTTTTGAGATGTTTTTCCGTCTTTGGTTCTTGCTAATGGGATAGATATAGTTTCAATAATGGGTATAGGATTTAATTGTATAGTACCTCCGACTGATTCATTTCTAATAATTCTAATATAACGTCCTGGGGTAGGTTGTGCAGGTATACTGATGACCAATTCTGGTTTTGTATCTCCATTTATATCTTTACAAATGATATGGTCAGTGCTATAGACAATATCTATTTGTTGAAAAAGAGAAAAAGAAGTATGCTCAGCACCGTTAGATTCATTTTTGAATATATCTATAGTTCTATTATTATGCGTCACAGCAATATCTTCTTTCCCATCATTATTAAAATCACATAAGCAGAAATCTTCTATTTTTTTTTCTGGTGGGATATTTAATAAGAATTTTTTTTTATTGTTTGGACTTATTTTTTCCATTTGGAAAGGACTACCACTATAGCTGGGAAAAAATATTTCCGAACTTTCTCCTATAAGATTATTTCTACCATTATATACTGTGATATTTCCATGTGTGGCGTTGCCAGGAACTTTCACACGAATAAGGTTTTCAGAAGTAGAAATAACCTCTGCTACTGCATCACGAAAAGTCACCTTTGCATGCTTAGTAGAATCAGGAAAGTTTAATCCTATCAAAGAAATTATTGTTCCCGGGGCAGAATGAGATTCGCTGATTTTATTAATAATAGGGGCTTTTTGTGTACCCTGTGCTTCTACAAGAGGAGTAGCAAGTATCGTTGTGAGAGAAAAAAACAGAATATTCTTTATCTGTAGTTGCATAAAAGGTTTTATTTTATTTTTCATAGTTTAAAATCATTGAACGGATAGAATAATAAGTTTTTTAAAGTATTTGTTTTTACTATATTTTTGTTTTTCTTGCATTACTTCTTCTTTATTATTTGATTCGAAAAGAAAAGTATGATATACGTTGGCTTGCCTATCAAATCCTATCTCTGGTAGAAAACCCATGTTAGATAACACGTCGGCATACTTCTGTGCTTCATTAAATGTTTTAGAAGATCCTACGACTAAGTAATTTCCCTCTTCCATGGTTAATAAATTATTCTCGGGATTAGCATTTGCAGGTTCTTCGTTTTGTTTTACAGCATTTTCGGAAGAATTACCTACAGAAAGAACCCATGCTTTTCTAAAATTGGGCTTCCTTTGAAGTATTTTCATTTCGTTGGTTGCATCTGAAAGATTTTGAGAAACAAACATATACACATAATAGAGGTTCTTTGCAGGAATATGCCCGATATCCGGTAAAAAACCTTGGTTTGATAAAGTATTCTCAAATCCTTGAGCAGCATTAAAAGAGGAAAAAGATCCTACTATTACATAATGGCCAGGATCCATATCTAGTATGTTTCCATTTCTTTCTGTTTCTTGAGGAACTATTTTTGGTAGATTAGGTTTTGTTATGGCAATTGGTTTTGTGATTACAACAGGAGTGGTATCTTCAGGAACAGTGGGAGTAGTGGTTTTTACAGTAAGAATGGGTTTGGGAACGGTTGAGGTAGTAGTGGAAATCTTTTTGATAGGTGGTTTTGGGACAGTAGCAACCGTTGTTTTTATTGGTTTCACACGAGTAACAGCTACGTTTTCAGAAAGAGTATCTGAATCATGTTTACTCTGTCCTATAAATCCCTTGCTATCACGTTTTCTGCTTCCTATATGTATCCCAATATGTATCTCATGGCTCCCACCGGTTTTTAATTCAGACGAAGGAAAATCATAAGCATATCCAATAGCATATCTATGGGCAAATTTTATTCCCGCTAATAACACAAATCCAGCGTTTTGTCTATAAGAAGCGCCCACCCAGACTAAATGTTTTATATGAAAGATATTGGTAATTTCGTATTGGTTTGCCGCAAAATTCGACTTACTAAATCTATACAGGGCGTGTGGCTCCCAAACCAATATATCCCTCACTAATATTTGCCTGTAGTTTGCCTTGAGTAATATATTATCTAAAGAATGGAACTTTACTTTCTCAAAAGTTTGAGTATTTATATTATCATGGTTGATAATATTCGGAATAGAAACTCCTATATTAAAATTATTGATGTGATAATTGATGCCAAAGGAGCCCAGCATATAAAAATTATTATATAAAGGAACAAGATTCGCCGCTCGAGGGTCTCTTGTGTTTAATGCTTTTTCGTCAATATACGATGTGCCCACCCCTAAGGAAAGCCCAACTCGGATATAATGTCGAAAACTATTGAGAATTATCAAATAAGAACCTGCTACTTTCAAATAATTATCAGTAAGAGGTCCTTGAATGTCAGTAGCCACCTCTCCGCCGATGCTCAGTGGGGTATGCCCAACGGGAGAGTGAGCAATAAAATGAGCATAGTAAGGAGCGCCATTAAACCCCACCCACTGCTGTCTATATGTTAGATAAGCGGCGAGATGACCTTCAACTCCCGCATAAGCCGGATTATAAAGGTAAGGATTTATAAAATATTGACTAAAAACAGGTGGCTGCTGTGCAAAACCTTTTGATAATAAAAACAACCAAAACAAGAGGAATATAAGATATTTTTTCATTCGCTTTTGAGTAAATGGAGTGGATGGTATTTTTTTTGGCATAACCTAATAAGTGGGTATAGTTTATAATATTGACAAAAATATATCTTTTCTATGTAAAATAACAAAGGTATGCTTTTTTTTATATTTTTTTGGATACAATTAATATAATTTACTCACAAACAAATAAGATATTATTCACAATAGACCTCTTTCATAATTGGTAATAGTATAGAGCATCTACGGGGCTTAATTTCAAACCATATTGAATACAATAAAAAAAGGTAAACTGATCAGTGGGGTATCTATTATGACACAATCGGTTTTAGAACTCTTTTAAAGCGATTCTAATTCTTTGAGTACTTTTACTAATGCAAAAATATCTTCTTCGGTGTTATAGACATTTCCTGATATTCGGAGAGAATTACCTCTGATAGAGGTGTATACTTTATGTGTTTCTAATTGTTTCATAAGATTTTGCATATCTACATTGGGGGGAAGGGAAATACCTATAAGATGCTTGCTTCTAAATGCAGGTTCTTCAATAGAAAAATTGCTTTTTTCTAAAAAGGTGAGAAGAGGTTGAAAAAGCGTGTTACAATAAGCTTCCATATTTTCTACACCCCATTCTATTATTTGCTTTAATGCTTCGTCAAGCATGGGTAAAAGGATAAAGTTACTATATTCACCTACACTATAGCGTGCTGCACCTGACTTATACTCATCTGTATACTGGGTAAGTTTTGAAAAATACGCTGCATTGGTTCTGTTAAGCCATGATTCTTCAATGGGGGTTCCTTGATTGAAAGCATGAGAATAGAATGCAAAACCAATAGAATAAGGACCGAATAACCATTTATAAGCTGGGCAAATGAGTGCGTCTATATTTGCTTTTCGGACATCAATGGGGCTAATTCCTACAGATTGAGTTCCATCTACGATAAAAAAAGCATCGCATGATTTACATTTTGCTCCAATATCTTCTAAAGAAAACTTTGTTCCGTCTGCCCAGTGGACAGAAGACATGACCACAAGAGCGGTTTGTACATTAATATTTTCTAAAATTCGAGTATTCCATTCGTTTCCTTTTTTCATAGTATGAGGAGTATATTCTATTACACGTAAGGTCTTATAATATTTTTGACACCATTTTTTAATAGTATTATAGGCACTTGGGAATTCGTCTTTTATGATGATAACTTCTGTTTTTGTGGTAATAGGAACATTATTTATAGCATTCGAAAGTCCATATGAAGCCGATGGGATAATTGCTATATTATTCGTATGAGCATTTATGAGTGTTGCGGCTTTTTTTTTAACAGATTCTGCTGTTTCAAAAAAATCTTTTGGGGCTATATCTACGGGGTTTCTTTTCTTAATGAGTCCTTTTATTCCTGCATCTTCTACGGAACGTAGCAATGGAGACATATATGCACAGTTTAAGTAGTGAATATCTTCAGGTAATTGGAAGAGATGTTTTTGATGGTTCATTTTTTGTATCATTTTATTTTTTTATGTAAGAAGTAGTTTTGCTAATACGAAATCGGTTATGAGAATAGCGATGCAACTATTTGTAACGGCACTGGTGCTTGCCCTACCTACTTCTAATGCTCCGCCTTTGGTATTAAATCCTATAAAAGCAGAGATAGAAGTTATGAAAAAACCAAAAAAAAATGATTTGATGAGAGGAAAAAATACTTCAAAATTTCTAAATTCGTATTGTAATCCATACACAAAATCATATCCTGTAATAAGATTGGTCAGAGTCCCTGAAACACTCCCTCCCAAAAAGGTTAAAAATATTGCTATAATAACTAATAGTGGATAGGTAAATACACTTGCTATAATTTTTGGAAGCACTAAATAAGAAATAGAATTTATACCCATAACTTCTAAAGCATCTATTTGTTCTGTCACCCGCATAGTACCTAATTCGCCAGCTATATTAGACGCTATTTTCCCCGCAAATATGACTCCTGTAAAAGTAGAAGCCAACTCTGTTAATGTCATACTTCGTAATACATTTGATATGATATAACGTGGCACAAAAGGACTCACCAAGTTATAAGCAATTTGTATAGTGGTAACCGCTCCTATAAAAAAAGAAACTATGGATACTAAAAAAATAGTATTATACCCTATTAGTATACATTCATCTCTTGTTCTGGTCACATATATCTTAAACTTTTCTCTTCTTACAAACAACTGCCCCAAAAACAACATATATTCACCTATTACCTTCATCTGTATGTCTCTGAAATATTTTTGAGTTTTATTTTATATGTTCTTTTTTTTCGTTACAATTTTCAAGGAATAGCCAATATAAGGGATAGGATATTCTAAAAAAGATGTTTCCATTCCTACTACCTTTACGCCAAAGTCAAAAGCATGATTTTTTTTCCCATATCTGGCACCTAATGAAAATGTATTAAAACTACCAAGAGTGGTAAGAGAAGAAAAGGCATTTTCTGCTATAATAGAAGTATTGGGTGTTATAGATAATGATCCCGATAGGGAAACAAAAGGGTATTCATACATTCTAAACCCGGAATAAGTTCTGTACTCCGTATTCGCTCCTATGGATACAGATATATTTGAACGTTCATTTCCATAAGTAATTGTTCCATACCCAATCAGAGAAAAACTATTGATGATAAAAGGAGTATAAAATCCCCATACTCCTCCTCCTACGTAGAGATTTTTTGCTATTGGAAAACTAAATTGAGGGTTTATATACAAAAAACCATATCCAAAAATGAAAGGAAGGGGAATAAAAAAAGTTCCTACTCCCATGGAAACATTTTGGTTTATTCTAAAATGGAATGCATTAGCAAAAATAAGATTATTTTGATAATACATTTCTCCTTCTTTGAGCGGAATAAGTGATTTTGCATAACAATAGTAGATATTTTTTTGTTCATTTACCACAAGCTCTTTCGTAAGATTAGAAAGTTTTACAGGTTGGACGCTCATTAATTGAGATATTTTGAGAATCGTTTTACCTTTTAGATTATCTAAAAAAGAAATTTCATCTTTGTCTAGTTTTAGAAAATATCCTTGAAATGTTTTTCCATTATTTGTTTTAAAGATACACATTGCATTGGGGTATACTCGGGTTACTTCTTCTATATTGGAGGGGGAAATTTCTATTTGTTTTATAATCATATCTGAAAAAATCATTTTTTCTTCTGTTTTTTCTAAAAATGTTCCAAAGAGTTCCATTTTATTTTTGAGTACTATAAAGTATACTCCTGAATCTATTCCATTTGCTTGAGAATAACCTTGATAATTGCAGTAAAATACGAGTAATGTAAAAACTATATGTATTTTTTTCTTCATGAGTGTATGAAATGATACTATAAAATAAGTTATTTTCCAAAAATGCATTGTAAAAAAAGGTACAATAACATAAAAAGCATAAAAAAACAATACAAATGTATTTTTAGTGCTTTCTATTGCTTAATTTCTTAACATTTAGAAAATTATTTGTATTTTTTAGATTTTATTTATAATTATACTAAATAATATTCTTTTTTTATATTTTCTCAACTTTATTGACATAATTAAAATTATCTTTTTAATAAACTATAAAAAATCAATGAAAATAATTGCAATAGGAAGAAATTATGCGGAGCATATACAGGAGCTGCAAAATGAAGTGCCCGAAGAACCAATAATCTTTATGAAACCCGAAACATCGGTTATAAAAGATAATAAACCCTTTTATTTACCTGATTTCTCTCAAAACATACACCACGAAATAGAAATTATACTCAGAATCTGCAAAGAAGGAAAAAACATAGAAGAGAAATTTGCACATAAATACTTTGATTCTATAGGATTAGGAGTTGATTTTACAGCAAGGGACTTACAAAATAAACTAAAAGACAAAGGGCTTCCTTGGGAGCTTTCCAAAGCATTTGATGGGTCTGCACCCCTCTCTCTTTTTTTTTCAAAAGAATCTTTTTCTGATATAAAAAATCTTAATTTTTCTCTTTCTATAAATGAACAGGTGGTTCAAAAAGGGAATACATCTATGATGTTACATTCTTTTGAAAAAATTATATCTTTTGCCTCTCGATTTATAACTCTTAAGGTGGGAGATATCATATTTACAGGAACTCCAAAGGGAGTAGGAAAAGTAAAAGCAGGAGACGTATGTAAAGGATACATACAAGAACAATTAGTTTTACATTTTGAAATACAATAACCAATAACAATACGATTTATGGAAGAGTCAAAAGAAATAGTATTTACAAAAGCTCAAGAATCACGTGCCGCTATAGAGCGTCTTTACATAGAAATGAGGCATATTTTTAATATAGGAATCCTTAAACCCTATACTTCCTCAGGAAATCAACTCAAAGAAGCTCTTTTAACTATCAAACCCGAAATTTATGGAGCAATAAGCGATATTTCCAAGATAGAACTCAACGGACTAGCTTATGTTATAGAACGTTTACCAAAAGGAATAGAAGAATGCCGTT
Proteins encoded:
- the serS gene encoding serine--tRNA ligase, giving the protein MLQLTDIREKKEHIITGLQKRNFADAEKKIDAILTLDNEKKRLKKELDTLLQENNEHSKAIALLMQSKNTSQIQKLKEENNEIKNKTKKISEELIGIEKKLNESLYEIPNIPHKTVPNGKSAEENEIIFQTQELPILEKNAKPHWEIIKEYDLIDFELGTKITGSGFPVYKNDGARLVRALINYFLDMAIQAGYNEIQPPILINAESGFGTGQLPDKEDQMYYVTEDALYLIPTAEVPITNLYRDVIVEEKNLPIKNVGYTPCFRREAGSWGAHVRGLNRLHQFDKVEIVQITKPDNSYKALEEMKAHVEMLLKNLELPYRILRLCAGDMGFTSALTYDFEVYSAAQQKWLEVSSVSNFETFQANRLKLRYKTDKKNQLLHTLNGSALALPRIMAAIYENNQTPKGILIPKPIIPYIKKNIIEYTVK
- a CDS encoding PorP/SprF family type IX secretion system membrane protein produces the protein MPKKIPSTPFTQKRMKKYLIFLLFWLFLLSKGFAQQPPVFSQYFINPYLYNPAYAGVEGHLAAYLTYRQQWVGFNGAPYYAHFIAHSPVGHTPLSIGGEVATDIQGPLTDNYLKVAGSYLIILNSFRHYIRVGLSLGVGTSYIDEKALNTRDPRAANLVPLYNNFYMLGSFGINYHINNFNIGVSIPNIINHDNINTQTFEKVKFHSLDNILLKANYRQILVRDILVWEPHALYRFSKSNFAANQYEITNIFHIKHLVWVGASYRQNAGFVLLAGIKFAHRYAIGYAYDFPSSELKTGGSHEIHIGIHIGSRKRDSKGFIGQSKHDSDTLSENVAVTRVKPIKTTVATVPKPPIKKISTTTSTVPKPILTVKTTTPTVPEDTTPVVITKPIAITKPNLPKIVPQETERNGNILDMDPGHYVIVGSFSSFNAAQGFENTLSNQGFLPDIGHIPAKNLYYVYMFVSQNLSDATNEMKILQRKPNFRKAWVLSVGNSSENAVKQNEEPANANPENNLLTMEEGNYLVVGSSKTFNEAQKYADVLSNMGFLPEIGFDRQANVYHTFLFESNNKEEVMQEKQKYSKNKYFKKLIILSVQ
- a CDS encoding aminotransferase class V-fold PLP-dependent enzyme gives rise to the protein MNHQKHLFQLPEDIHYLNCAYMSPLLRSVEDAGIKGLIKKRNPVDIAPKDFFETAESVKKKAATLINAHTNNIAIIPSASYGLSNAINNVPITTKTEVIIIKDEFPSAYNTIKKWCQKYYKTLRVIEYTPHTMKKGNEWNTRILENINVQTALVVMSSVHWADGTKFSLEDIGAKCKSCDAFFIVDGTQSVGISPIDVRKANIDALICPAYKWLFGPYSIGFAFYSHAFNQGTPIEESWLNRTNAAYFSKLTQYTDEYKSGAARYSVGEYSNFILLPMLDEALKQIIEWGVENMEAYCNTLFQPLLTFLEKSNFSIEEPAFRSKHLIGISLPPNVDMQNLMKQLETHKVYTSIRGNSLRISGNVYNTEEDIFALVKVLKELESL
- a CDS encoding fumarylacetoacetate hydrolase family protein, which translates into the protein MKIIAIGRNYAEHIQELQNEVPEEPIIFMKPETSVIKDNKPFYLPDFSQNIHHEIEIILRICKEGKNIEEKFAHKYFDSIGLGVDFTARDLQNKLKDKGLPWELSKAFDGSAPLSLFFSKESFSDIKNLNFSLSINEQVVQKGNTSMMLHSFEKIISFASRFITLKVGDIIFTGTPKGVGKVKAGDVCKGYIQEQLVLHFEIQ
- a CDS encoding ABC transporter permease, which produces MKVIGEYMLFLGQLFVRREKFKIYVTRTRDECILIGYNTIFLVSIVSFFIGAVTTIQIAYNLVSPFVPRYIISNVLRSMTLTELASTFTGVIFAGKIASNIAGELGTMRVTEQIDALEVMGINSISYLVLPKIIASVFTYPLLVIIAIFLTFLGGSVSGTLTNLITGYDFVYGLQYEFRNFEVFFPLIKSFFFGFFITSISAFIGFNTKGGALEVGRASTSAVTNSCIAILITDFVLAKLLLT
- a CDS encoding FG-GAP-like repeat-containing protein — protein: MKNKIKPFMQLQIKNILFFSLTTILATPLVEAQGTQKAPIINKISESHSAPGTIISLIGLNFPDSTKHAKVTFRDAVAEVISTSENLIRVKVPGNATHGNITVYNGRNNLIGESSEIFFPSYSGSPFQMEKISPNNKKKFLLNIPPEKKIEDFCLCDFNNDGKEDIAVTHNNRTIDIFKNESNGAEHTSFSLFQQIDIVYSTDHIICKDINGDTKPELVISIPAQPTPGRYIRIIRNESVGGTIQLNPIPIIETISIPLARTKDGKTSQKIAVEDIDKDGKPDVIATIIPETFIVIFKNQSNIYTYSFLPPISIETDEEPLYSLEIKDMNNDLFPDIVFSTKNSNDVHIILNESSPGNIKFNTQNKITIPTSNVTNLIVGDIDNDNYNDIIFTENSVTSVSKNINILKNRRNLTFSTIKVPIPSNPWGLDLGDINGDKKLDIITSGYIGSNKSLSIIINNYTSNEIASTDFSVLELENIGQHTKNIKIGDVNRDGKPDIIATGLDSNSVITIPNYNCLKPKILHPKANGIDTITICKGSTVELNATPSIGHRYQWVITNTNNTRTLNPRDTSSTFIIPSNTAKTFLVKVIVSTNRCVDSSNNVIVNVKDATSVPAPTLTTSPENLRECDGEQLILVIKVQDPTQTNFTSTIKDYLWTTPATYDGLLPEENQQASTISQKVFVIQPFNINKAGTYYFSYINTDGCQSPVLEIKTSLISFPKISPNIGNSNACAGNTDTIRAPYYPGYKYEWYKDNEEEGQDIFVDSNGGNTLPVTENGVYYLKLSETSTASTRNCSYISPSRSIIFRNKPVLLPSNIHIQLKDEELLPDSTNTKICKDLPLIFSVSPESIDTSGIQTQKLTLSYKWYPEYEFLDTSIITPNLEYTYRDVQQKNIKVEVGYNEVKDCYSETQTTRIITEPVVNKIKFTQRIKDISDIENNAIIGIKCRETTEIIELDTALTIEEQLNGITKEYQNFIWIKDNDTTQIISYKKTLSVSDSGLYKILTTDVAQCQSITPIKIREYPKNTPQIILSKNIVNEYDTVVITIENINKTYPIQWKDSAQLKLFQIKTDPIHQIRYKASYQSYDFLNTDTLIKSITVNAFDALYGCQQEATKSIKIIPYKEPRPGHLTNNDPSPKYFHSSFSPNGDGFDDLWILDNVEFNQTCTLIIFDRRGKIVYQKQGYKNDWDGTLNGNGTPLDQGVYYYIFDCVQSDRTLNTENITGTVLIYR